The Lates calcarifer isolate ASB-BC8 linkage group LG11, TLL_Latcal_v3, whole genome shotgun sequence genomic sequence GTGctgttcatgtgttcatgtgtgttcatgtgcacacCCCCGGCTGTGTGGCAGCAGGGTGAGGAGGGGTGATggtgggggggaggggggaggagctGTGAGTTCAGGGGAGCGGCCTCTTTGTTATGTCCTGCTCTGCCAGGTAATAGTTCAGGTATCCTCCCAGAGCTCCGACAGCCACCGCCGTCATGTGACTGGAGCAGCCATCTGTCAGaggagagacgagagagagagggtgaaaatCCTTCAGGTACAAATCCTGGAAATCCTCTGTGACGTTTGTCTTTTTAGATTCTGTCGACCTCTttcagaaaacatcacagaCTCAAACTGACCTGGAAGtatcttctccctcctcttcactctcctgtgaggctgcagctgtTCCAGCAGCTCGTCTCCGATGATCTGAGAGATGATGCTCCCTGAGGAGAAGAGCATCAGctgttcattcatccattcatctgtcCATCTCCTGCATGAAGCATCTCCTACCTTCTGACTAAAAGTTAAGTCTACATTTACACCACCTGTTAAAATCCAAAATCTTTGGCTCGTGTGTGATAAAGAGAACAAACAATCTCTGTTATGGGACAAATTTCTGCACAAATACATGTGACAAGattgaatgaaaacacaatctgACAACCACACTTTTTATTGTCATTCTGTTCAAACACTCACTGTCTCTCCCAAAGCAGTCGTACTCCTCGTCCTGCAGCCGGAGGATGTGCTGCAGCCACTCAGCTTTGTAGAAGTCGGAGAAACCAGCCAGTCCACACATCAGGACTGTGGACAGAGAGCAGTCAGGAACAGGTTTCTAAACTGTACCTCGAGCTTTTAGCTTCAGATCACACCTACATTCATCGACAGTAAAGATCCTGTTTTTCACTCACTGTTTTCCATGAAGATGTCGACCGTCAGGCCGGTCAGACCGTCTCTGACGATGTCCTCGTTGGTCTTCATCATGTTGGAGCAGAAGATCCTGTGGTAGTTCTGCTCAGTCATGTTGACTCTGGACGGTCGCATGTCGCCCTTCAGCAGGTTGGTGCAGCCTCTCTGAGGGGGAAACACACACCGCTCAAACCGAGTCAAAGTATCCTCCTAACGGCCTGAATCAGTTTGGATGTTTTGTTCCGTCTCACCATCTTCCCGATCATGAAGTAGAGCAGCTGGTGGGACAGAGAGTAGTACGGACAACCGAAACGCGTCATGGTGTCCCGACAGGGCTTGGTGACGATGCAGGGCGTCCCGTTCATCTTcctgctcagacacacacacaccactcagaCACAATACATCATTATTTAActatttctttttcagtgaatCTTTTAGTCAGAGATGTCAGGAGTTCGTAGACAGCAGCAGATCTTTacttttgttctctttgtttcaACCAAACCCTAAAACCTGATGTCAGAGGATATTAACTGGAAATCAAACTATAGTTTGGATTCACTAGATTTGTCTGAGAGCATGGTAATGACTGAAGGGTACGATGGTGCAGGAGGGAATCTGTGGTTTAGGTTAAAGTGGTCACTGTTGGCCTGAAATAAACTCAGTGTGTTCGTACCAGGTTCCCAGCAGCAGGGTCAGACATTTATCACTGAGCTGCTCGTCGTAACACTCGGTGGTCGTGGTGGAGGGGTAGACCAGGCTGGGGTCTGTGGAGCTCCACTCCTGAGGGGTCAACCAGAAACTCCACTTCAGCAGGGGCTCGAACTCTGCACGGCACACACACGAgtgaagggaggaaagaaacCGCGTGAAAAGAGCTTTGACCTGAGGTGACGTCCTCCTGCAGCTGTGAGACTCTCACCTCTGTAGTACTTTGGGTCGTTCTGCTGCAGGGCGGTGACGGCCTTGTCGAAGCTCTGATCGAGACGTTTGACCAGAGCGACCGTGGTGGTTCTCTGAGCCCAGCTGACCGGGTCGGTGTGAGGCCAGGTCCGAACCGCCTCCTTCAGTTCAGctgagacacaacacagacaacacagagaCCAGCCAGGACTGAAACACATTCTGTGCACAGACAATGGGAGTTCATGtgaagctgcacacacagaaatattcctgttccccagaggataaataaaatgactttgGTGAATCAAAAAGTAATCATCAGATTAATTGATCATGACAGATGCAGGCCTTGTTGTTAATGTCCTCTAACTGAATCTGAACATGAATAAAGGTTTAAACAGTTTACAATCAGAAAACTACAGATCTTTTCCAGATGTCTCGTGCAGCTGAGAGCACGCGCCGGTTGAGGTGACTcgtcctgcagctgcagcctgttTACAGCGCGCGCGGCTTGTTTACCTACCCTGCAGCATGAGGAACCCGACCACCCCGTCCAGGTTGATGTGCTCGTGCTGCCGCTCCAGGAAGGACGCTCCCCTGGAGAGGCTGCTCAGGATGTCATCGATCACCTCCGCCCGCGACCCGGACACTGCGGCAAACAGAGCCAGCACCGCGGCCAGCTGGAGCCTCGCTGCCCGCATCGTCTCTCACTCGGACAGATCCAGTGTGAAGGCTCCGGGACAGTTTTCTACGatagaagcagagagaggagcggGGGAGGACGGGCTGTCTCTCCTCTAACAGGGGGgaggacagtgaggaggaggaggaggagggaggaaacaagTCTGACGTCAGAGGGGCTGTTGTTACGAAATCCAAACTTAAGatgcaaaaaaatatttattttattcaaatataattttatttaaataaaatctgagcagtgacagagagaggacattGACTCAGGTACTTATTCTCCAGCACggttcagagggaaatactttttactccagtaatcatctcacaacccctcagatttatctggtgacccCGTGGAGGGCCCTGACCCCCAGGTTGGCAACCACTGGACCAGACTAGACTGGAGCTGCTTCAGCTTCAACTGATATTTAAGTGTGAAAAGAATTTAACAAATGAGTTCACGCTGTAAAAGGTTTGTTACTGTTGTGACCAAAACCGTCACAGACCACAATCTGCTGTCAAGTATCACAACAAATACGTGGAGTTGTTTTCCTCATGGACTGTTTTAGACCTTTATACAGTTTCATCAGTGTGATGTGCTGCAGGTTTTTAGTGttggtatttaaaaaaataaaaaggtaaaacTGTGATGACAGGAGAAGACTGAAGTCATGGCAGAAAAagaagtgagtgtgttttatctGATGAAAAAGAGGATGAGAAAGCTTTTGTATTTCATCACCTGAATGTGAAAGTTCATATTAACAAAACATCTTTCCATAAAGGAAACCAAGAATCAATCTGACAAACAATGAACTTGCAGACATGAAACCAGCATTTCTCAGAAAAAGCAATGTGAACAGTTATTCTAGTTTGAAGGTTTTTACATGTGGGAACTATCCACACAGTAGGCAACtgtactttaaaaaacaaataggTAAAAGTgtcatgacagaaaactgaagtcATGCCAAAAAAAGAAGTTGGCAAggaacaaagaggaaacagatgaaTAATGAGCTTTTCCCACTTCAGACCTTTTAACTGCATATTTCAAAAGCGTAAAGGATTAAAGATACAGTTTGTCTCCTATGGAGCAGTCCCCGTgttgtttatatgtttgtgtaGTTTGTGACATTTCCACACAGCTTTTATCTGAACTGAATACAGTCGCATTAATGGAACAGTTGCGAGATGTGAACTTAGATAGGAAAGACAAACTCTCAAGTAATGTCTCTTTGTTTGTACTTTCCTATGTACTacaaagtgaaattaaaaaaccTTAATTTGTATGACCCTTTAAATATGTTAGAAATCTGACATATCTGACATTaagtgtttttctcattttaaagttgtgtttaatcaaatagcttctgtttttcctgtgtgcCGGGTAATAAACACTCCATCATAGGAGATCTGTAATACACCTGACAGTTACTTTCTGCAATGAGCGATTAATGATC encodes the following:
- the lg11h16orf89 gene encoding UPF0764 protein C16orf89 homolog gives rise to the protein MRAARLQLAAVLALFAAVSGSRAEVIDDILSSLSRGASFLERQHEHINLDGVVGFLMLQAELKEAVRTWPHTDPVSWAQRTTTVALVKRLDQSFDKAVTALQQNDPKYYREFEPLLKWSFWLTPQEWSSTDPSLVYPSTTTTECYDEQLSDKCLTLLLGTWKMNGTPCIVTKPCRDTMTRFGCPYYSLSHQLLYFMIGKMRGCTNLLKGDMRPSRVNMTEQNYHRIFCSNMMKTNEDIVRDGLTGLTVDIFMENILMCGLAGFSDFYKAEWLQHILRLQDEEYDCFGRDRSIISQIIGDELLEQLQPHRRVKRREKILPDGCSSHMTAVAVGALGGYLNYYLAEQDITKRPLP